In Silene latifolia isolate original U9 population chromosome X, ASM4854445v1, whole genome shotgun sequence, the following proteins share a genomic window:
- the LOC141623371 gene encoding putative 1-phosphatidylinositol-3-phosphate 5-kinase FAB1C: MGVPDNSLIDLIHKVRSWASWGKTNLLSFSAELDMAELDDSGCCGVCELKGLCELYSCLGCRRRVCVVCARIGVSSEGLDGGDMERVVKVCKFCYKLSKRHIEKIYPSESPRRSPEPLSPGILGDKLCSGEDCKGLEEQNLNCSPHKKSSNRSLSYRARPLPNSLHHSPIQSDDEPEDSQRHFFSSASDYYHDSLDIDISSVSFRSDCYSFKSTGSSPLDSPSRFNINTPRAGQTVSKTERASPKRQDGRFASPERMAVLRKPHQGTQDLVHVVDGKQNEKVTTPLDFENNSHIWLPPPPEDDEAENYFEYDDDDDDNVAGVSGGVFSSSKSLSNLCPPEENQHVIQKEPFNALIQGHFRALVSQLLQGEGIKAGKEDEPQDWLDIVSTLAWQAANFVKPDTSRGGSMDPGNYVKIKCIASGSPSESTLIKGVVCTKNIKHKRMTSQYKSPRLLLLGGSLEYQRAQNQLASFDNLLEEEMNHLKMIVSKIEAHRPNVLLVEKSVSSYAQEYLLTKEISLVLNVKRPLLERIARCTGALITPSVDKISTARLGHCQLFRIEKVSEEHEAVNQSSKRPSKTLMYFEGCPRRLGCTVLLKGLCREELKKVKHVLQYAVFAAHHLSLETSFLADEGAHIPKMAHKQSFHSHDHVTADIDTFTLPSSDAAASSQEDNDGFVPRCASAAFINNREDQMMSNDSQDLSGCGVAADLESSLHDSIPLGSTEFNSGQPELPGAVFVEDPQLLEVEKFDENEVSSDYLAATDNQQSILVSFSSRCVSKGALCERSRLLRIRFYGSFDKPLGRYLRDDLFDQASVCRSCKEPVEAHVQCYTHRQGVLSINVRRIDTSKLPGERDGKIWMWHRCLRCDRIDSVPPATRRIIMSDAAWGLSFGKFLELSFSNHATANRVASCGHSIQRDCLRFYGFGSMVAFFHYSPIDILTVHLPPSVLEFNGSSTQDWIQREVEELQSKIETLHGEVVNVLHVMEQKSTSLFNESADSTDLHKHILELKEILDKETDEYYGLLQQATEDNFVTADSTIDIFELNRLRRSLVTSARAWDRQLYSLDSLLNSKSFKFESTENATRGELKELNNDDIKNSKFNVDQSENGLLCTESQLLECSKSEEVYGEGETTLSEKSSEGAQSPVSNLSDKIDSAWTGTEVDASQAFLPNQVIQVDNLPIRRLMAPVRVHSFDSATRLQEKLHRKLLTSSHLSAVRSFHVSGDPASRIVRTYSQVVPNEAQFAPSFVSSMSLFAERPRLLLPQIHNDLVVAVYDDEPTSVISYALSSKEYENWVSDSGSQNDGSSSGRDFSREDSSTSTFLSWQSFGSSELDYISYGNYASEDSVRNNMPLSDLKRSPHLQISFGDDSSTSGGKAKFSTTCYYAKQFDMLREKCCPSKVDFVHSLSRCRRWTAQGGKSNVYFAKSMDDRFIIKQVTKTELDSFQEFAVEYFKYLNDSLDSGSPTCLAKVLGIFQVTIKHVKGGRETKMDLMVMENLFFNRRISRVYDLKGSSRSRYNTDKTGANKVLLDMNLLETLRTNPIFLGSKAKRRLERAVWNDTSFLASVDVMDYSLLVGVDEERKELVLGIIDFMRQYTWDKHLETWVKASGLLGGPKNVSPTIVSPKQYKRRFRKAMTTYFLTVPDQWSS; this comes from the exons ATGGGAGTACCTGATAACTCCTTGATAGATCTAATTCACAAGGTTAGGTCTTGGGCTTCTTGGGGTAAGACTAATTTATTGTCGTTTTCGGCCGAACTTGATATGGCGGAGTTGGATGATAGTGGTTGTTGTGGTGTTTGTGAGCTTAAAGGGTTGTGTGAGCTGTATAGCTGTTTAGGTTGTAGGAGACGGGTTTGTGTCGTGTGTGCTCGTATTGGTGTGTCTAGTGAGGGTCTTGATGGTGGTGATATGGAGAGAGTTGTGAAGGTGTGTAAGTTTTGTTATAAGTTGTCTAAGAGGCATATTGAGAAAATTTACCCTTCTGAGTCGCCTAGGAGGAGCCCTGAGCCGCTATCACCGGGTATTTTGGGTGACAAGTTATGTAGTGGGGAGGATTGCAAGGGTTTGGAAGAACAGAATCTGAATTGTTCCCCTCATAAAAAGAGCAGCAATAGATCGTTGTCGTATCGTGCTCGTCCACTCCCAAACTCTCTTCATCATTCGCCTATTCA GAGTGATGATGAACCAGAAGACTCTCAGAGACATTTTTTCAGCTCTGCAAGTGATTATTACCACGATAGTTTGGATATAGACATAAGTAGTGTTAGTTTTAGAAGTGACTGTTATAGTTTCAAGTCAACGGGTTCGAGTCCCCTTGATAGTCCTTCTAGGTTCAATATTAACACACCTAGAGCTGGGCAAACTGTAAGCAAAACTGAACGTGCAAGCCCGAAGCGCCAAGATGGCCGCTTCGCTAGTCCTGAAAGGATGGCTGTTTTAAGAAAGCCTCACCAAGGAACTCAGGATCTAGTGCATGTGGTCGATGGAAAGCAGAATGAAAAGGTCACTACACCTCTGGACTTTGAAAACAATAGTCATATTTGGTTGCCTCCACCACCTGAAGATGATGAAGCCGAAAATTACTTTGAATATGACGACGACGATGATGACAATGTTGCTGGAGTTTCTGGTGGAGTTTTCTCGTCTAGTAAGAGCCTTTCTAATTTGTGCCCTCCAGAAGAAAATCAACATGTGATACAGAAGGAACCCTTCAATGCTCTGATACAGGGCCATTTCAGAGCTCTTGTATCACAACTATTGCAGGGAGAAGGCATTAAAGCTGGCAAAGAGGATGAACCTCAAGATTGGTTAGACATTGTCAGCACTTTAGCGTGGCAAGCCGCTAACTTTGTCAAGCCAGATACTAGCAGGGGAGGCAGTATGGACCCTGGAAATTATGTAAAGATTAAGTGTATAGCATCTGGAAGTCCTAGTGAAAG CACCCTGATTAAGGGAGTGGTCTGTACAAAAAACATCAAACACAAGAGAATGACCTCTCAATACAAAAGCCCCAGGTTATTGCTCCTAGGTGGATCACTTGAGTATCAGAGAGCTCAAAATCAGCTGGCATCATTTGATAACTTGCTAGAAGAG GAAATGAACCATCTGAAGATGATTGTTTCAAAGATAGAGGCTCATCGACCAAATGTCCTACTGGTTGAAAAAAGTGTGTCATCGTATGCACAGGAATATCTTCTGACAAAGGAAATATCTTTAGTGTTGAATGTGAAAAGGCCTTTATTAGAACGCATAGCACGATGCACAGGCGCTTTGATTACACCCTCTGTCGATAAAATCTCTACGGCACGCCTTGGGCACTGTCAACTTTTCCGGATAGAGAAAGTTTCTGAAGAACATGAGGCAGTTAATCAATCTTCTAAGAGACCATCCAAAACATTGATGTATTTTGAAGGTTGTCCCAGGCGGTTAGGTTGCACG GTCTTACTGAAAGGTTTATGTAGAGAGGAACTAAAGAAGGTCAAACATGTTCTCCAGTACGCAGTGTTTGCAGCTCATCATTTGTCCTTGGAAACTTCATTTTTGGCTGATGAGGGTGCTCATATTCCTAAGATGGCACATAAGCAATCTTTTCATTCACATGACCATGTAACTGCTGACATTGACACATTTACCCTTCCTAGTTCCGATGCAGCTGCTTCATCCCAGGAGGATAATGATGGATTCGTTCCTAGATGTGCTTCAGCTGCCTTTATAAACAATAGAGAAGATCAAATGATGTCTAATGACAGTCAGGATTTGTCAGGGTGTGGTGTGGCCGCTGATTTAGAGTCCTCTTTACATGACAGCATTCCACTTGGCTCCACGGAGTTTAATAGTGGGCAGCCTGAATTACCAGGGGCTGTGTTTGTTGAGGACCCACAACTTTTGGAGGTGGAAAAGTTTGATGAAAATGAAGTCTCTAGCGACTATCTTGCGGCGACAGATAATCAGCAGAGTATATTGGTTTCATTTTCAAGCCGTTGTGTCTCGAAGGGAGCACTCTGTGAGCGTTCTCGACTCTTACGTATCAGATTTTATGGATCATTTGATAAGCCACTCGGAAGATACCTTCGTGATGATTTATTTGATCAG GCTTCAGTGTGCCGGTCTTGCAAGGAACCAGTTGAAGCACACGTGCAATGTTATACTCACAGACAAGGTGTTCTGAGTATTAATGTTAGGCGTATTGACACATCAAAGCTTCCTGGAGAGCGAGATGGAAAGATATGGATGTGGCATCGGTGCCTTAGATGTGATCGAATTGACAGTGTACCACCAGCAACCCGCAGGATTATAATGTCTGATGCTGCCTGGGGTCTTTCATTTGGGAAGTTCTTGGAGCTTAGCTTCTCAAACCATGCAACTGCTAACCGTGTTGCAAGTTGTGGCCATTCTATACAAAGAGACTGCCTTCGTTTCTATGG GTTTGGAAGTATGGTTGCATTCTTCCACTACTCACCAATTGATATTCTCACTGTGCATCTACCACCTTCAGTGCTCGAGTTCAATGGCAGTAGTACACAAGATTGGATACAAAGAGAAGTGGAGGAG CTTCAGAGTAAAATTGAAACTTTGCATGGTGAGGTGGTTAATGTGCTGCATGTCATGGAGCAAAAGAGTACATCTTTGTTCAACGAGTCAGCAGATTCAACTGATCTACACAAACATATTTTGGAGTTGAAAGAGATTCTTGATAAGGAAACTGATGAATACTAT GGTTTGCTTCAACAAGCTACCGAAGATAATTTTGTAACAGCTGATAGTACCATCGACATCTTTGAGCTGAATAGATTGAGACGATCTCTTGTAACCAGTGCTCGTGCATGGGACCGTCAACTTTACTCTTTGGACTCTCTTCTCAATTCAAAAAGTTTCAAATTTGAGAGTACAGAAAATGCTACTCGTGGTGAACTGAAAGAGTTGAACAATGATGATATAAAAAATTCTAAATTTAACGTTGATCAATCAGAAAATGGTTTGTTATGCACTGAGAGTCAGTTATTGGAGTGTTCCAAGTCAGAGGAAGTATACGGGGAAGGTGAAACCACACTTAGCGAGAAATCGTCAGAAGGTGCGCAGTCTCCAGTATCCAATCTATCAGATAAAATAGATTCTGCATGGACGGGCACTGAAGTAGATGCATCCCAAGCTTTTCTTCCTAATCAAGTAATCCAAGTTGATAACTTGCCAATTAGAAGGTTGATGGCTCCTGTTCGGGTTCATTCCTTTGATTCAGCAACGAGACTACAAGAAAAACTCCATCGGAAGTTACTTACGTCATCCCATCTCTCAGCTGTCAGGTCTTTCCATGTTTCTGGAGACCCTGCTTCCAGAATTGTGAGAACTTATTCCCAAGTTGTTCCAAATGAAGCACAGTTTGCACCTTCATTTGTCTCATCTATGTCTCTTTTTGCTGAACGTCCTCGACTATTGCTCCCACAAATCCATAATGATTTGGTTGTTGCTGTCTATGACGATGAACCCACAAGTGTAATATCATATGCTCTCAGTTCCAAAGAGTACGAGAACTGGGTTTCGGATAGTGGGAGTCAGAATGATGGTAGCTCGTCTGGCAGAGACTTCAGTAGAGAGGActcttctacttctacttttctGTCCTGGCAGTCTTTCGGCTCTTCAGAATTGGATTATATAAGCTACGGTAATTATGCATCTGAAGATTCAGTAAGAAATAATATGCCATTAAGTGATCTTAAGAGATCTCCTCATCTGCAAATCTCCTTTGGTGACGATTCTTCAACTTCTGGTGGAAAAGCTAAGTTTTCTACCACTTGTTACTATGCCAAGCAGTTTGACATGCTCAGAGAAAAATGTTGCCCAAGCAAAGTGGATTTTGTTCACTCCTTGAGCCGTTGTAGGAGATGGACGGCCCAAGGTGGAAAGAGCAATGTTTACTTTGCGAAGTCCATGGATGACAGGTTTATAATTAAGCAAGTGACAAAAACCGAGTTGGATTCATTCCAGGAATTTGCAGTTGAGTATTTCAAATACCTAAACGATTCCTTGGATTCAGGGAGTCCGACATGCCTAGCGAAAGTGCTTGGCATATTTCAG GTCACTATAAAACATGTGAAAGGTGGACGTGAAACAAAAATGGACCTGATGGTCATGGAGAATCTCTTTTTCAATAGACGCATTTCCAGGGTTTATGATTTGAAAGGATCTTCAAGATCTCGTTATAATACTGATAAAACAGGAGCGAACAAAGTGCTCCTTGATATGAATCTCCTAGAAACACTAAGGACAAATCCTATTTTTCTTGGAAGTAAGGCAAAAAGAAGACTGGAGCGAGCTGTTTGGAATGATACTTCATTTTTGGCT